From Elephas maximus indicus isolate mEleMax1 chromosome 1, mEleMax1 primary haplotype, whole genome shotgun sequence, a single genomic window includes:
- the TEAD3 gene encoding transcriptional enhancer factor TEF-5 isoform X4: protein MGVGAGHSLKGLVPLAALCIWSPAAYFCVHMLHPNAGARHLHAQQGRGSRHPGKHQQAAWGLPPSQPLSAQGRGSGCPVGSGPEPRATSTIASNSWNTSSSPGEAREDGPEGLDKGLDNDAEGVWSPDIEQSFQEALAIYPPCGRRKIILSDEGKMYGRNELIARYIKLRTGKTRTRKQVSSHIQVLARKKVREYQVGIKAMNLDQVSKDKALQSMASMSSAQIVSASVLQNKFSPPSPLPQAVFSTSSRFWSSPPLLGQQPGPSQDIKPFAQPAYPIQPTLPPTLSSYEPLAPLPPAAASVPVWQDRTIASSRLRLLEYSAFMEVQRDPDTYSKHLFVHIGQTNPAFSDPPLEAVDVRQIYDKFPEKKGGLKELYEKGPPNAFFLVKFWADLNSTIQEGPGAFYGVSSQYSSADSMTISVSTKVCSFGKQVVEKVETEYARLENGRFVYRIHRSPMCEYMINFIHKLKHLPEKYMMNSVLENFTILQVVTSRDSQETLLVIAFVFEVSTSEHGAQHHVYKLVKD, encoded by the exons CCCAGCAAGGCAGAGGTTCTAGACACCCAGGCAAGCATCAACAAGCAGCCTGGGGACTGCCACCCTCCCAACCCCTGTCAGCACAAGGAAGAG GCTCAGGCTGCCCAGTGGGCTCAGGCCCAGAGCCCAGAGCAACCAGCACAATAGCGTCCAACAGCTGGAACACCAGCAGCAGCCCCGGGGAGGCCCGGGAGGATGGGCCCGAGGGCCTGGACAAGGGGCTGGACAACGATGCAGAGGGTGTGTGGAGCCCGGATATCGAGCAGAGCTTCCAGGAGGCCCTGGCCATCTATCCACCCTGTGGCCGGCGTAAGATCATCCTGTCCGACGAGGGCAAGATGTATG GTCGGAATGAGTTGATTGCCCGCTATATTAAATTGAGGACAGGGAAGACTCGGACGAGAAAACAG GTGTCCAGCCACATACAGGTTCTAGCTCGGAAGAAGGTGCGGGAGTACCAGGTTGGCATCAAG GCCATGAACCTG GACCAGGTCTCCAAGGATAAAGCCCTCCAGAGCATGGCGTCCATGTCCTCTGCCCAGATCGTCTCTGCCAGTGTCCTGCAGAACAAGTTCAGCCCACCCTCCCCTCTGCCCCAGGCCGTCTTCTCCACTTCCTCACGG TTCTGGAGCAGCCCCCCTCTCCTGGGACAGCAGCCTGGACCCTCTCAGGA CATCAAGCCCTTTGCACAGCCAGCCTACCCCATCCAGCCAACCCTGCCGCCGACACTCAGCA GTTACGAGCCCCTGGCCCCGCTGCCCCCAGCTGCTGCCTCTGTGCCTGTGTGGCAGGACCGCACCATCGCCTCCTCCCGGCTGCGGCTCCTTGAGTATTCGGCCTTCATGGAGGTGCAGCGAGACCCTGACACG tacagcaaacacCTGTTTGTGCACATCGGCCAGACGAACCCTGCCTTCTCTGACCCACCCCTGGAGGCGGTGGATGTGCGCCAGATCTACGACAAGTTTCCCGAGAAGAAGGGTGGGCTGAAGGAGCTCTATGAGAAGGGGCCCCCTAACGCCTTCTTCCTTGTCAAGTTCTGG GCTGACCTCAACAGCACTATCCAGGAGGGCCCAGGAGCCTTCTATGGGGTCAGCTCCCAGTACAGTTCAGCTGACAGTATGACCATCAGCGTCTCCACCAAGGTGTGCTCCTTTGGCAAGCAGGTGGTAGAGAAGGTGGAG ACGGAGTATGCCCGGCTGGAGAACGGGCGCTTCGTCTACCGCATTCATCGCTCGCCCATGTGCGAGTACATGATCAACTTCATCCACAAGCTGAAGCACCTGCCTGAGAAGTACATGATGAACAGTGTCCTGGAGAACTTCACCATCCTGCAG GTGGTAACAAGCCGGGACTCTCAGGAGACCCTGCTTGTCATTGCTTTCGTCTTTGAAGTCTCCACCAGCGAGCACGGGGCCCAGCACCACGTCTACAAGCTTGTCAAAGACTAG
- the TEAD3 gene encoding transcriptional enhancer factor TEF-5 isoform X5: MGVGAGHSLKGLVPLAALCIWSPAAYFCVHMLHPNAGARHLHGSGCPVGSGPEPRATSTIASNSWNTSSSPGEAREDGPEGLDKGLDNDAEGVWSPDIEQSFQEALAIYPPCGRRKIILSDEGKMYGRNELIARYIKLRTGKTRTRKQVSSHIQVLARKKVREYQVGIKAMNLDQVSKDKALQSMASMSSAQIVSASVLQNKFSPPSPLPQAVFSTSSRFWSSPPLLGQQPGPSQDIKPFAQPAYPIQPTLPPTLSSYEPLAPLPPAAASVPVWQDRTIASSRLRLLEYSAFMEVQRDPDTYSKHLFVHIGQTNPAFSDPPLEAVDVRQIYDKFPEKKGGLKELYEKGPPNAFFLVKFWADLNSTIQEGPGAFYGVSSQYSSADSMTISVSTKVCSFGKQVVEKVETEYARLENGRFVYRIHRSPMCEYMINFIHKLKHLPEKYMMNSVLENFTILQVVTSRDSQETLLVIAFVFEVSTSEHGAQHHVYKLVKD; this comes from the exons GCTCAGGCTGCCCAGTGGGCTCAGGCCCAGAGCCCAGAGCAACCAGCACAATAGCGTCCAACAGCTGGAACACCAGCAGCAGCCCCGGGGAGGCCCGGGAGGATGGGCCCGAGGGCCTGGACAAGGGGCTGGACAACGATGCAGAGGGTGTGTGGAGCCCGGATATCGAGCAGAGCTTCCAGGAGGCCCTGGCCATCTATCCACCCTGTGGCCGGCGTAAGATCATCCTGTCCGACGAGGGCAAGATGTATG GTCGGAATGAGTTGATTGCCCGCTATATTAAATTGAGGACAGGGAAGACTCGGACGAGAAAACAG GTGTCCAGCCACATACAGGTTCTAGCTCGGAAGAAGGTGCGGGAGTACCAGGTTGGCATCAAG GCCATGAACCTG GACCAGGTCTCCAAGGATAAAGCCCTCCAGAGCATGGCGTCCATGTCCTCTGCCCAGATCGTCTCTGCCAGTGTCCTGCAGAACAAGTTCAGCCCACCCTCCCCTCTGCCCCAGGCCGTCTTCTCCACTTCCTCACGG TTCTGGAGCAGCCCCCCTCTCCTGGGACAGCAGCCTGGACCCTCTCAGGA CATCAAGCCCTTTGCACAGCCAGCCTACCCCATCCAGCCAACCCTGCCGCCGACACTCAGCA GTTACGAGCCCCTGGCCCCGCTGCCCCCAGCTGCTGCCTCTGTGCCTGTGTGGCAGGACCGCACCATCGCCTCCTCCCGGCTGCGGCTCCTTGAGTATTCGGCCTTCATGGAGGTGCAGCGAGACCCTGACACG tacagcaaacacCTGTTTGTGCACATCGGCCAGACGAACCCTGCCTTCTCTGACCCACCCCTGGAGGCGGTGGATGTGCGCCAGATCTACGACAAGTTTCCCGAGAAGAAGGGTGGGCTGAAGGAGCTCTATGAGAAGGGGCCCCCTAACGCCTTCTTCCTTGTCAAGTTCTGG GCTGACCTCAACAGCACTATCCAGGAGGGCCCAGGAGCCTTCTATGGGGTCAGCTCCCAGTACAGTTCAGCTGACAGTATGACCATCAGCGTCTCCACCAAGGTGTGCTCCTTTGGCAAGCAGGTGGTAGAGAAGGTGGAG ACGGAGTATGCCCGGCTGGAGAACGGGCGCTTCGTCTACCGCATTCATCGCTCGCCCATGTGCGAGTACATGATCAACTTCATCCACAAGCTGAAGCACCTGCCTGAGAAGTACATGATGAACAGTGTCCTGGAGAACTTCACCATCCTGCAG GTGGTAACAAGCCGGGACTCTCAGGAGACCCTGCTTGTCATTGCTTTCGTCTTTGAAGTCTCCACCAGCGAGCACGGGGCCCAGCACCACGTCTACAAGCTTGTCAAAGACTAG
- the TEAD3 gene encoding transcriptional enhancer factor TEF-5 isoform X6 has translation MYLPRTRLSAQQGRGSRHPGKHQQAAWGLPPSQPLSAQGRGSGCPVGSGPEPRATSTIASNSWNTSSSPGEAREDGPEGLDKGLDNDAEGVWSPDIEQSFQEALAIYPPCGRRKIILSDEGKMYGRNELIARYIKLRTGKTRTRKQVSSHIQVLARKKVREYQVGIKAMNLDQVSKDKALQSMASMSSAQIVSASVLQNKFSPPSPLPQAVFSTSSRFWSSPPLLGQQPGPSQDIKPFAQPAYPIQPTLPPTLSSYEPLAPLPPAAASVPVWQDRTIASSRLRLLEYSAFMEVQRDPDTYSKHLFVHIGQTNPAFSDPPLEAVDVRQIYDKFPEKKGGLKELYEKGPPNAFFLVKFWADLNSTIQEGPGAFYGVSSQYSSADSMTISVSTKVCSFGKQVVEKVETEYARLENGRFVYRIHRSPMCEYMINFIHKLKHLPEKYMMNSVLENFTILQVVTSRDSQETLLVIAFVFEVSTSEHGAQHHVYKLVKD, from the exons CCCAGCAAGGCAGAGGTTCTAGACACCCAGGCAAGCATCAACAAGCAGCCTGGGGACTGCCACCCTCCCAACCCCTGTCAGCACAAGGAAGAG GCTCAGGCTGCCCAGTGGGCTCAGGCCCAGAGCCCAGAGCAACCAGCACAATAGCGTCCAACAGCTGGAACACCAGCAGCAGCCCCGGGGAGGCCCGGGAGGATGGGCCCGAGGGCCTGGACAAGGGGCTGGACAACGATGCAGAGGGTGTGTGGAGCCCGGATATCGAGCAGAGCTTCCAGGAGGCCCTGGCCATCTATCCACCCTGTGGCCGGCGTAAGATCATCCTGTCCGACGAGGGCAAGATGTATG GTCGGAATGAGTTGATTGCCCGCTATATTAAATTGAGGACAGGGAAGACTCGGACGAGAAAACAG GTGTCCAGCCACATACAGGTTCTAGCTCGGAAGAAGGTGCGGGAGTACCAGGTTGGCATCAAG GCCATGAACCTG GACCAGGTCTCCAAGGATAAAGCCCTCCAGAGCATGGCGTCCATGTCCTCTGCCCAGATCGTCTCTGCCAGTGTCCTGCAGAACAAGTTCAGCCCACCCTCCCCTCTGCCCCAGGCCGTCTTCTCCACTTCCTCACGG TTCTGGAGCAGCCCCCCTCTCCTGGGACAGCAGCCTGGACCCTCTCAGGA CATCAAGCCCTTTGCACAGCCAGCCTACCCCATCCAGCCAACCCTGCCGCCGACACTCAGCA GTTACGAGCCCCTGGCCCCGCTGCCCCCAGCTGCTGCCTCTGTGCCTGTGTGGCAGGACCGCACCATCGCCTCCTCCCGGCTGCGGCTCCTTGAGTATTCGGCCTTCATGGAGGTGCAGCGAGACCCTGACACG tacagcaaacacCTGTTTGTGCACATCGGCCAGACGAACCCTGCCTTCTCTGACCCACCCCTGGAGGCGGTGGATGTGCGCCAGATCTACGACAAGTTTCCCGAGAAGAAGGGTGGGCTGAAGGAGCTCTATGAGAAGGGGCCCCCTAACGCCTTCTTCCTTGTCAAGTTCTGG GCTGACCTCAACAGCACTATCCAGGAGGGCCCAGGAGCCTTCTATGGGGTCAGCTCCCAGTACAGTTCAGCTGACAGTATGACCATCAGCGTCTCCACCAAGGTGTGCTCCTTTGGCAAGCAGGTGGTAGAGAAGGTGGAG ACGGAGTATGCCCGGCTGGAGAACGGGCGCTTCGTCTACCGCATTCATCGCTCGCCCATGTGCGAGTACATGATCAACTTCATCCACAAGCTGAAGCACCTGCCTGAGAAGTACATGATGAACAGTGTCCTGGAGAACTTCACCATCCTGCAG GTGGTAACAAGCCGGGACTCTCAGGAGACCCTGCTTGTCATTGCTTTCGTCTTTGAAGTCTCCACCAGCGAGCACGGGGCCCAGCACCACGTCTACAAGCTTGTCAAAGACTAG
- the RPL10A gene encoding 60S ribosomal protein L10a, whose protein sequence is MQQRHEWGYCQGAPGRPGPQHPGWVVRACFAAVQCAAAPSSGRRRRRSSGPSNPSALWWGARRTRDFSREKDSYLSACANPVSLFPVTAALGSMSSKVSRDTLYEAVREVLHGNQRKRRKFLETVELQISLKNYDPQKDKRFSGTVRLKSTPRPKFSVCVLGDQQHCDEAKAVDIPHMDIEALKKLNKNKKLVKKLAKKYDAFLASESLIKQIPRILGPGLNKAGKFPSLLTHNENMVAKVDEVKSTIKFQMKKVLCLAVAVGHVKMTDDELVYNIHLAVNFLVSLLKKNWQNVRALYIKSTMGKPQRLY, encoded by the exons TTGCAGCGGTGCAGTGCGCAGCAGCGCCCTCTAGTGGCCGTAGACGGCGGCGCTCCTCTGGACCGAGCAACCCGAGCGCGCTCTGGTGGGGAGCGCGTAGAACAAGGGACTTCTCGCGAGAAAAGGACTCCTATTTGAGCGCATGCGCGAACCCTGTTAGTCTCTTTCCAGTGACTGCGGCGCTAGGAAGCATGAG CAGCAAAGTCTCTCGCGACACCCTCTACGAGGCGGTGCGGGAAGTCCTTCACGGGAACCAGCGCAAGCGCCGGAA GTTTTTGGAAACGGTGGAGCTGCAGATTAGCCTAAAGAACTATGATCCTCAGAAGGACAAACGCTTCTCGGGCACCGTCAG GCTTAAGTCCACCCCCCGCCCCAAGTTCTCTGTGTGTGTCCTTGGGGACCAGCAGCACTGTGATGAAGCCAAGGCTGTGGATATCCCTCACATGGACATTGAGGCTCTGAAGAAGCTCAACAAGAATAAGAAGCTGGTCAAAAAGCTGG CCAAGAAATATGATGCCTTTTTGGCCTCTGAGTCACTGATCAAGCAGATCCCACGAATCTTGGGTCCAGGCCTGAATAAGGCTGGCAAATTCCCTTCCCTGCTTACCCACAATGAGAACATGGTGGCCAAAGTAGATGAAGTGAAGTCCACCATCAAGTTCCAGATGAAGAAG GTGTTGTGTCTGGCAGTGGCtgttggccatgtgaagatgacaGACGATGAACTTGTATACAACATCCACTTGGCTGTCAACTTCCTGGTTTCACTGCTAAAGAAAAATTGGCAGAATGTCCGGGCTTTGTACATCAAGAGCACCATGGGCAAGCCCCAACGTCTGTACTAA